A window of Kangiella sp. TOML190 genomic DNA:
ATCTTATTTGCCGGCATGGTGGTGATGAGTTCTTAGTCATGCCTAGTAGCAGTTATTCGGAAGAGCAGGTGGAGAACTTTGCTAATAATTTGATCAGAGCCTTGAATAAACCTTTCCATATCAACGAGCAAAAGATTCACATTGGTTGCAGTGTGGGTATTGCTTTCTATCCACGTCACGGTAATGGCTATATGGAGTTATTAAGAGCTTCGGATATTGCCATGTATCGAGCTAAAGAGCGCGGCACGGAGCAATTTCAAGTCTACAGCGATAATTTGGCCAAAGAAATTCATAATAAAAATCAAATGGCGCTTGATTTGCGCCGGGCGATTGATAAAGGGCAATTAAGTCTGGTCTATCAGCCTAAGGTGAACCTAAAAACAAAAGAGATCTCTGGCTACGAAGCTCTAGTACGTTGGACTAATGAACAAAATGAGGTTATGGAGCCAAGCATTTTTGTGGCGATTGCTGAAGAGTTTTCTTTGGTCAATAAATTAGGCGAGTGGTTGATTAATACCGTCTGTAAACAAATCAAGGAATGGCAAAACCAAGGCGAGGCCATAAAGAAAATTGCTATCAACGTTTCGGCAAAGCAACTATTGCGCTCTGATTTTGTCACCGAAATTATTCGTGCAACAAATTATTTTCAGTTAGACGCCAGTTTAATTGAGCTAGAGCTAACCGAAAGCGTTTTTATTGAATCATCCCATGAAACCTTGCGCAAGCTGAACAAGCTGAGCGACTTGGGATACAGTTTAGTGATTGATGACTATGGCACCGGCTATGCTTCTTTGGGTTATTTAAAGCGTTTTCCGGTATCGGCATTAAAAATTGATAAGTCTTTTATCGACGAAATCTTGCTGAGCGAGCAAGATCAAACCATTGTGGGCTCTACCATAGAATTAGCTCATCAGTTAGGGCTGGAAGTTATCGCCGAAGGGGTAGAAAATGATGAGCAACTTCAGGTTTTGAAAAATCTAGGTTGCGATTTAATCCAAGGCTATTATTTTTCAAGGCCGCTTAGCGCCGAACAAGTCTTTAAGCAACAGCTTAAGTAATTATTAGACCTCAAGTTTTAAACCACTACAATCTGCTAATGCTGATGAATTTTTTCGGCTAATTCTTGACTGTAATTTTGTACAAAAGGTGGCAGCGGGCAATCCAAGCATTCGGCTACAGCTCTTAATAGCTCAACTTCTTCAACATTAATTACTCCATCGTCTTTTATCGCTTCCTCAAAGGCATTGAGTAGTGGCTTTTTTAACATAGGCGTTAACTGATTCAGTTTTAATAAAGCCAGATGAAAAGACTCAGCCTCAAACTGATTAGGCAGTAAAGGAAAATCCTTGCTCGTAAAACCGCTCATTAGGTTTTTAAACAGTTGTGATTTTTTATCTTCTTGATTGCCGCTGGCATCAACCATGGCTGATAAAATCAATTGGATTTCTTTTTCTACCTTGTTAAAACGATTGATTTTACGGCTCTGTTTGGCGGTAGCTGATTGCAGGCTTTTTCTAACCAAAGAGTAAAGTACGTATTCAAATTGAGTAACGGATTTGTCCAAGTGAATAATCTGTTTTAGCAAGTTTAAAAAATTCGTTCTCTCAGTTTTGGAAAGACGACGCAGGCTAGGAATAGCAATATCAATAATCGCTAGCCGTAAATAGCGTTTATCTTTAGTGATGTAAGTTGCAAGCTCGATGACTGCTTGACGGCTATCTTCACCATAGGCATCGGATATCAAGTCGAGTGCTTGCGTTTCTTGCTGATCATCATCGCAAATTAACAGCGCAAATACTAAATACATGGCATGGCTTGAAGCATGATGATTATGCGCTGCGGTACGCAGTACTTCTGGCATGGCCATCAATAGAGCATTGGCGGCGTGCAGATGCAAGGTAGTGGGGTTTCCTACCGTATCAATCAAGGCTCCCATGCCTGCTAACACATTAGTACCGCCAAATTTTTCAAAACCTTGCTTGGATTCTTGTGCCTGACGACGTTCTTCTGCAGCGATTTCTCGCTGTTGGATACGTTCGGCTTTACGCTCTTGCTGGTGCTGAAAGTCTTGCCATTCTGGCATAATGGCGTCTAAACGCTCATGCAAAGGTGGATGGGTAGCGAGTCCTGAGAAGTTAAGTTTTATTGGCTGAGCGATACACATATGGCTGGTTTCCTCAGCATAGCGATTTTCCAATAAAGATGATTGAGCGCCAATTTTGATAAAGGCGCCGGCTAAACCTTGATTATCTCGAGCATATTGCACTGCAGAAGCATCGGCCAAAAATTCACGCTGACGTGAGATAGCAGCTTTAATCAAGCGCCCAAAAAATAAACCGATAGAGCCAATAATATACATGGAAATACCGACAACGATGACCACTGCGATTAAGCCACCGCCTTCTTTATTATTACTGCTGCGAACATTGCCATAGCGCAAGCTGCGCATCACAAAATATCCTGCTTGTCCTAAAATTAGAATGCCAGCAAGGATACTAATAAGACGCACATTAATTTTCATGTCGGCATTAAAAATATGGCTAAACTCGTGCGCCACGACGCCTTGCAATTCTTGGCGGGTGAGTTGCTCTAAAGCCCCGCGAGTAACCACCATGATGGTATCAGAAGATTCCTGACCTGCGACAAACGCATTAATGGCTTCTTCTTCATCCATAATAAACAGTGTCGGCACCGGCATTCCAGAAGCGATGGCCATTTCTTCGACCACGTTAATAAAGCGTCGCTCGAGGCGATCATTAGTATCGGGTAAGACTTCACGCGCACCAACCATCCGAGCCAGTGATTTACCGCCACCACGCAATTGAAACCAACGAAAAAGACTGCCTAATCCAATTAAGCCAAGAGTGGCCAAAGTGATGTAAGCAAAGGCGGGCTGCTTGGGCCATTGAGCTAACGATGGAGGCTGCGCCACCGAGCTGGTGCTGGAGACGCCGGAGAGCACCAAAAAAGCGACTAGGTTAAGCGCTGTAACGATCAAAATAACGGCAACTGTAAAGTAAAAAACCAATAGTTTGGTTTTTCGCCGAGCTGCCTCTTGGTGCTCGAAAAAATCCATAAAGTTTAGAAACTAAAGCAAATTAATTATCAAAAGAAACGTCAACTGGCTTGCGCGCTTCTTCCTCATCAACTTCATACATTTCCGCTTTTTGATGACCACCGAAGAAGTTGACCACCAGATTGTTGGGGAACTGATCTTGATAAACGTTATATTGCATTACCGCATCATTATAAGCTTGGCGCGAGAAAGATATTTTATTCTCAGTGGTCGCTAGCTCTTCCATTAACTGTTCCATGGTTTGGTTGGCCTTTAGATCCGGATAAGCTTCAGCTAAAGCAAATAAACGTCCCAGGGCTCCTGTTAATTGGCCTTCCGCCGCCATGAGGTTTTTAACCGCATCCGGGTCGGTCGGATCGGCTGCCGCCGCTTGTCCTGCACTAACCGCACTGTTGCGAGCGTTAATAACCGCTTCCAAGGTATCTTTTTCGTGCGCCATATAGCCTTTGGCAGTTTCCACTAAGTTTGGAATTAGGTCATAGCGACGTTGCAGTTGTACGTCGATCTGTGCCCAGGCATTAGCGACTCGCTCTTTTAATGCGATTAATTTGTTGTAGATCGCAATAAAGAAAAAAGCGATGGCGGCTAGAATGCCTAAAAATATCAAGAACCCCATGATGATCTCCTTCTTTTGTCTTCACTTTATCCTAGAACTAAATCTCAAAAGATACAAATTATTATTTGTAAACATCTGTAATTATCATAAAAGAATCAATGATTTAGTAGAACTATTAAAGATTTTGTAGAGTTTAGATTTAGTCGCAGCTATGCCATAATCCAAGCAAATCACTTTTAGTTCAAAGTCATTATCAAAACATCAATTCCAAGCTTATTAGAGCGGAAAGCACAGGCAAGGTTTGAAGATTGGCAACAGCAGTCTGAGCAGCCAGTGGCGGATGGCTTGGCGAGTTTAGGCAGACAGTTATTGTTGGCCAGCGATTATGCTTATGAATGGCTGCTAAAGAAACCTGCTTGGTTGCCCGAGATTTATCAACTCCGTCAGCAAGATATCGAATCACTAGCAGCAATACTTAAGCAGCAGCTTGATGAGATAGATACTGACGCGCCAGAGTTTGAGTTAAAACAACAGTTGCGTCATTTGCGCCACTTCTGGTCAATCATTTGTATCGCTTTAGATCTAGAAGAAATCGCCAACATTCGGCAAATTACCCGTTTGCAATCGCAATTAGCCATTGGCTTGATCCAACAAGCTTACCGCTGGTGCTTTAAGCAATATCAACAGCAGTATGGAACGCCGATGGATGTTCAGGGTAACAAACAGCAGTTGGCGATTTTAGCAATGGGCAAATTGGGCGGTATGGAGCTTAACTTTTCTTCCGATGTGGATCTGATTTTTTGTTACCCGAGCGAGGGCGAAACCGATACAAGCCAGTTGGCTCGAACGCCGATAGAAAACAGCAAATTTTTTACCCGTCTAGGACAAAAACTGGTGGCGTTACTGCATGAAACTAACGCTGACGGATTTGTTCATCGAGTAGACATGCGGCTAAGACCCTATGGCGAAAGCGGTGCGCTGGCTTTATCATTTGATGCAATGGCGGATTATTATTTGGAGCAAGGGCGCGAGTGGGAGCGATTTGCCATGATCAAAGCGCAAGTCTTGTGCGATGACCTTGCGGCGAAAAAACAACTGGAATCGATTATAAAGCCCTTTAGTTTTAGACGTTATATCGATTTTAG
This region includes:
- a CDS encoding LemA family protein, whose amino-acid sequence is MGFLIFLGILAAIAFFFIAIYNKLIALKERVANAWAQIDVQLQRRYDLIPNLVETAKGYMAHEKDTLEAVINARNSAVSAGQAAAADPTDPDAVKNLMAAEGQLTGALGRLFALAEAYPDLKANQTMEQLMEELATTENKISFSRQAYNDAVMQYNVYQDQFPNNLVVNFFGGHQKAEMYEVDEEEARKPVDVSFDN
- a CDS encoding bifunctional diguanylate cyclase/phosphodiesterase, producing MSTDEFPASRILQVQVVFLFILGGLFFSASFAVIYFFLEMYPTTLVLLSSILIGIFCLWLLRRYQKSESVAHIVLTLFFSIIIAANLELGGFDNPNDAWFMVIVMVSGLLLTHRSVWVYAGLVLMVSIAFYVFKYLGMEFPKRLSQDKLDLLNLFNRIGAVTTTVFLIILFRYERNMREQGLNEKEQKLYQLANYDQLTQLFNRTYFAQAFEQRIEDNTNQRQALLFVDLDAFKVVNDTFGHNIGDELLKEVGKRFKTQLNGDDLICRHGGDEFLVMPSSSYSEEQVENFANNLIRALNKPFHINEQKIHIGCSVGIAFYPRHGNGYMELLRASDIAMYRAKERGTEQFQVYSDNLAKEIHNKNQMALDLRRAIDKGQLSLVYQPKVNLKTKEISGYEALVRWTNEQNEVMEPSIFVAIAEEFSLVNKLGEWLINTVCKQIKEWQNQGEAIKKIAINVSAKQLLRSDFVTEIIRATNYFQLDASLIELELTESVFIESSHETLRKLNKLSDLGYSLVIDDYGTGYASLGYLKRFPVSALKIDKSFIDEILLSEQDQTIVGSTIELAHQLGLEVIAEGVENDEQLQVLKNLGCDLIQGYYFSRPLSAEQVFKQQLK
- a CDS encoding M48 family metallopeptidase → MDFFEHQEAARRKTKLLVFYFTVAVILIVTALNLVAFLVLSGVSSTSSVAQPPSLAQWPKQPAFAYITLATLGLIGLGSLFRWFQLRGGGKSLARMVGAREVLPDTNDRLERRFINVVEEMAIASGMPVPTLFIMDEEEAINAFVAGQESSDTIMVVTRGALEQLTRQELQGVVAHEFSHIFNADMKINVRLISILAGILILGQAGYFVMRSLRYGNVRSSNNKEGGGLIAVVIVVGISMYIIGSIGLFFGRLIKAAISRQREFLADASAVQYARDNQGLAGAFIKIGAQSSLLENRYAEETSHMCIAQPIKLNFSGLATHPPLHERLDAIMPEWQDFQHQQERKAERIQQREIAAEERRQAQESKQGFEKFGGTNVLAGMGALIDTVGNPTTLHLHAANALLMAMPEVLRTAAHNHHASSHAMYLVFALLICDDDQQETQALDLISDAYGEDSRQAVIELATYITKDKRYLRLAIIDIAIPSLRRLSKTERTNFLNLLKQIIHLDKSVTQFEYVLYSLVRKSLQSATAKQSRKINRFNKVEKEIQLILSAMVDASGNQEDKKSQLFKNLMSGFTSKDFPLLPNQFEAESFHLALLKLNQLTPMLKKPLLNAFEEAIKDDGVINVEEVELLRAVAECLDCPLPPFVQNYSQELAEKIHQH